The window TTTCTTATGCTATGCCAAAAGCAGGATGGTGGGGATTTGCCGCTTTAAATGAAGCTGATTTTAAAATTAAACATGACGATCAAGAAAAGGGCGTTGAAATAGGAGCTGTTTACTGGGTTAAAACTATTGATATGAAATAAGAAAAAGGGGTAACTTTAAGATGAAAAAAATAATATTACTATTATCTTTAATTTTTATTTTTGGAACATCTGTCGCTTATGCCCATAAAGTAAATGTCTTTGCTTATGTTCAAAGCGGTATGATTTATACGGAAAGTTATTTCCCTGATGGTTCTCCTGTTTCTGATGGAACTATAGAAATTTACGATTCGTCAAAAAATATGTTAATTACAGGGAAGACAGATAAAGAAGGACTTTTTTCGTGTAAAATTATTAAACAAGATGATTTAACAATAGTAATTAATGCTTCAATGGGCCATAAATCAAGTTTTAAATTAAAAAAATCCGATTTAGGGGAATAAAAAAGTGAATCATAAATTAAAAAACACTCCTATAATCTTACTGATTTTAGTATTGATATTTTTTTTTAATACGGCTGCGATTGTATTAGCTGAAGAAAATGATACCAAAGAACAAATATCGATAGATAGCGTACTAAAACTGCTTAATAATCAAAAC of the Desulfobacterales bacterium genome contains:
- a CDS encoding carboxypeptidase regulatory-like domain-containing protein, whose translation is MKKIILLLSLIFIFGTSVAYAHKVNVFAYVQSGMIYTESYFPDGSPVSDGTIEIYDSSKNMLITGKTDKEGLFSCKIIKQDDLTIVINASMGHKSSFKLKKSDLGE